From Microbacterium sp. LWH7-1.2:
TGTCGTGGACGCACGCCGACGATGAAGTCCACCATCTCGGCCATCTTGTTCCACGGAGCGCTCAGCGGCACCAGAAGGGTGTCGGGGGCCGGTCCAGCGGGGACGATGAAGCTGTCACCCGGGTGGTATACCAGCCCGTCGATAATGTATCCGGTGTTCGCGACCACAGGGATGTAGGCGTGGATCACCGCGTGCTGGCCTCCGACCGTTCGCACCGAGAATCCCGCGCATTCGAACTTCTCACCAGCGCCGGTGGCGATGATCTGAATCGCGTCTACTCCTGCGTCCGCCGCCCGGGCGGCGAGGCGAGCAGCTGGCACTTCCGGTGCGCGTACGGTGGCCGAGCTGTTCGCTGCCAGGAATGCCAGGACGGCGCCCTCGTCCAGGTGGTCAGGATGCTGGTGCGTGATCAGAACGTGCTCGGCGCCCTCGAGTGCGGGGGCAGGATCGCTGTACTCACCCGGATCGATGACGATCCGGCGGCCTTCCTTCTCGAGACGGACACACGCGTGACCGAACTTCGTCAACTCGATGCTGATTGTCATAACAGTTCCCATTCTCGAAACGCTGCCCTGAGCCGTGCGGCAGGTGCCGGACGGCAACGACAGGTACTCACCTGCAGCGCGAGGTGAACCCTGCGGTGATCAGTCGCGCTCGACGAGCGCCAGCACTCGCGCGGGGCTCCCTGTTCCGCCCACGATCGGAAGGGGCGCCACCACGATCACCGCGCCCGTTGCCGGAAGCCGATCCAGGTTCTGCAGCGAGGTGATGCCGTACTTGTCATGGCCAAGCAGGTACCAGTGCATCGGCATCTCGGGGTCCATGCTGTGGCCCAGCCCCGCGTCGAGACCCATCGTCTCCACCCCGACACCCGAGATACGCGTCTCCTCGGCCAGCCAGCAAGCGCACTCGGGGGTGAATCCCGGCGTGTGCATTCCCTCGCTGTCCGCGTTGATGAACCTCTCGGCGTTCTGACTGTGCACAGCCCATCCGGTCCGAACCAGCACCCAGCCGTTTTCAGGGAAGTCTCCGTGCTCCGCCTGCCAAGCCTTGAGATGGTCCACCGTCACCAGGAAGTCGGAGTCCGCTGCGGCCTCAGCCGTGAAGTCCACGACCACCGCCGGCCCGATGAGCCGAGGCAGGGGCGTCTGAGAGACATCGCGGCCCTGGCGTCCCGTGATCCAGTGGATCGGCACATCGAGATGAGTACCCGTGTGCTCGCCGATGTGGATGTCGTTGGCCCGCCAGACGGGACCCCGCTCGTCGTAATGGGCGATCTCCTCGAGCGCGAATGGAGCGGGGCTCGGAAACGGGTCAGGCAGGGTCAGACTCGGCGTGTTCGCCGTCAGCTTGTTCGTCAGGTCGATGATCTCGACGGTGCCGTTCGAAATCGCTGCGATCAGATCGCCCAGTTGCGTCATCACCATGCCTCATCTCGTCAATGCGGCGAAGGAAACCTCGCCGAGCAACCACC
This genomic window contains:
- a CDS encoding MBL fold metallo-hydrolase → MPSGTCRTAQGSVSRMGTVMTISIELTKFGHACVRLEKEGRRIVIDPGEYSDPAPALEGAEHVLITHQHPDHLDEGAVLAFLAANSSATVRAPEVPAARLAARAADAGVDAIQIIATGAGEKFECAGFSVRTVGGQHAVIHAYIPVVANTGYIIDGLVYHPGDSFIVPAGPAPDTLLVPLSAPWNKMAEMVDFIVGVRPRQAIPVHDALLNDSVGRPLYIKRAQMFADRHGVRLTDLAVGETDVIEGPEPTDTDAAADAVFADKLDLKHFNG
- a CDS encoding cyclase family protein, with protein sequence MTQLGDLIAAISNGTVEIIDLTNKLTANTPSLTLPDPFPSPAPFALEEIAHYDERGPVWRANDIHIGEHTGTHLDVPIHWITGRQGRDVSQTPLPRLIGPAVVVDFTAEAAADSDFLVTVDHLKAWQAEHGDFPENGWVLVRTGWAVHSQNAERFINADSEGMHTPGFTPECACWLAEETRISGVGVETMGLDAGLGHSMDPEMPMHWYLLGHDKYGITSLQNLDRLPATGAVIVVAPLPIVGGTGSPARVLALVERD